A genomic region of Notamacropus eugenii isolate mMacEug1 chromosome 3, mMacEug1.pri_v2, whole genome shotgun sequence contains the following coding sequences:
- the ZNF384 gene encoding zinc finger protein 384 isoform X2 — translation MEESHFNSSPYFWPAVPTVSGQIENTMFINKMKDQLLPEKGCGLAPPHYPTLLTVPASVPLPSGISMDADTKPDQLTPHSQASVTQNITVVPVPSTGLMTAGPGLVITSPSGSLVTTASSAQTFPISAPMIVSALPPGSQALQVVPDLSKKVASALAEEGGGGGGGGGGGGTVASKPPRGRKKKRMQESGLPEMNDPYVLSPEDDEDHQKDGKTYRWGAEPGGRMGCRMCSLTFYSKSEMQIHSKSHTETKPHKCPHCSKTFANSSYLAQHIRIHSGAKPYTCSYCQKAFRQLSHLQQHTRIHSKLHTETVKPHKCPHCSKTFANSSYLAQHLRIHSGAKPYTCSYCQKAFRQLSHLQQHTRIHTGDRPYKCAHPGCEKAFTQLSNLQSHRRQHNKDKPFKCHNCHRAYTDAASLEVHLSTHTVKHAKVYTCSICSRAYTSETYLMKHMRKHNAPDLQQQQVSAVSAAAAAAAAVAQAQAQAQASQASQQQQQQQQQQHFQPPGAAPQGGGGGDSNPNPPPQCSFDLTSYKTAEHHKDICLTVTTSTIQVEHLASS, via the exons ATGGAAGAATCTCACTTCAATTCTTCCCCGTACTTCTGGCCAGCAGTTCCCACAGTCTCAGGACAG ATAGAAAACACAATGTTCATTAACAAGATGAAGGATCAGCTGCTGCCAGAGAAAGGCTGTGGTCTGGCTCCACCTCACTATCCCACCTTGCTAACAGTACCTGCCTCAGTACCCCTGCCATCAGGCATCAGTATGGATGCCGATACCAAGCCAGATCAACTGACACCACATAGTCAGGCTTCAGTCACTCAGAATATCACTGTGGTGCCTGTACCATCCACAGGACTAATGACTGCTG GTCCAGGCTTGGTGATCACATCCCCCTCAGGCTCTCTAGTGACTACAGCCTCCTCAGCTCAGACCTTCCCCATCTCAGCTCCCATGATTGTGTCAGCCCTTCCCCCTGGCTCCCAAGCCCTGCAGGTGGTCCCTGACCTCTCCAAGAAGGTGGCATCAGCTCTGGCAGAAGAAGGGGgcgggggaggtgggggtggtgggggtggtggcaCTGTGGCTTCCAAGCCTCCCCGGGGCCGAAAGAAGAAGAGGATGCAGGAATCAGGGCTGCCTGAGATGAATGACCCTTATGTGCTCTCCCCTGAGGATGACGAAGACCATCAGAAGGATGGCAAGACCTACAGGTGGGGGGCAGAGCCAGGGGGCCGGATGGG GTGCCGGATGTGTTCGCTGACCTTCTATTCCAAGTCGGAGATGCAAATCCACTCCAAGTCACACACAGAGACCAAGCCCCACAAGTGCCCGCACTGTTCTAAGACCTTCGCCAACAGCTCCTACTTGGCCCAGCACATCCGTATTCACTCAGGGGCCAAGCCCTACACCTGTTCCTACTGCCAGAAGGCCTTCCGCCAGCTCTCTCACCTCCAGCAGCACACACG GATCCACTCCAAGCTGCACACGGAGACTGTCAAGCCCCACAAGTGCCCGCACTGCTCCAAGACCTTCGCCAACAGCTCCTACCTGGCCCAGCACCTCCGTATCCATTCGGGGGCCAAGCCTTACACCTGTTCCTACTGCCAGAAGGCCTTCCGCCAGCTCTCCCACCTTCAGCAGCACACACG aatccatactggagataGACCATACAAATGTGCACACCCAGGCTGTGAAAAAGCCTTTACTCAACTCTCCAACTTGCAG TCCCACAGACGGCAGCACAACAAAGACAAACCCTTCAAGTGCCACAACTGTCATCGAGCGTATACAGATGCAGCCTCATTAGAGGTGCACCTGTCCACACATACAGTGAAGCATGCTAAAGTGTATACCTGTTCAATCTGCAGTCGTGCATACACATCG GAGACATATCTGATGAAGCACATGCGAAAACACAATGCTCCagatctccagcagcagcaggtaTCAGCAGTgtcagcagcagctgcagcagcagcagcagtggcccAAGCTCAGGCTCAGGCTCAAGCTTCCCAGGCCtcacaacagcagcagcagcaacagcagcaacagcactTCCAGCCCCCTGGGGCAGCCCCCCAAGGGGGAGGAGGTGGGGACAGCAATCCTAATCCCCCACCCCAGTGTTCCTTTGACCTGACCTCCTACAAGACAGCTGAGCACCATAAGGACATTTGCCTCACAGTTACCACCAGCACCATCCAGGTGGAGCACCTGGCTAGCTCCTAG
- the ZNF384 gene encoding zinc finger protein 384 isoform X1: protein MEESHFNSSPYFWPAVPTVSGQIENTMFINKMKDQLLPEKGCGLAPPHYPTLLTVPASVPLPSGISMDADTKPDQLTPHSQASVTQNITVVPVPSTGLMTAGPGLVITSPSGSLVTTASSAQTFPISAPMIVSALPPGSQALQVVPDLSKKVASALAEEGGGGGGGGGGGGTVASKPPRGRKKKRMQESGLPEMNDPYVLSPEDDEDHQKDGKTYRSQGNCGTGNGQSPGLMDSGSTTNLLCDPGCRMCSLTFYSKSEMQIHSKSHTETKPHKCPHCSKTFANSSYLAQHIRIHSGAKPYTCSYCQKAFRQLSHLQQHTRIHSKLHTETVKPHKCPHCSKTFANSSYLAQHLRIHSGAKPYTCSYCQKAFRQLSHLQQHTRIHTGDRPYKCAHPGCEKAFTQLSNLQSHRRQHNKDKPFKCHNCHRAYTDAASLEVHLSTHTVKHAKVYTCSICSRAYTSETYLMKHMRKHNAPDLQQQQVSAVSAAAAAAAAVAQAQAQAQASQASQQQQQQQQQQHFQPPGAAPQGGGGGDSNPNPPPQCSFDLTSYKTAEHHKDICLTVTTSTIQVEHLASS from the exons ATGGAAGAATCTCACTTCAATTCTTCCCCGTACTTCTGGCCAGCAGTTCCCACAGTCTCAGGACAG ATAGAAAACACAATGTTCATTAACAAGATGAAGGATCAGCTGCTGCCAGAGAAAGGCTGTGGTCTGGCTCCACCTCACTATCCCACCTTGCTAACAGTACCTGCCTCAGTACCCCTGCCATCAGGCATCAGTATGGATGCCGATACCAAGCCAGATCAACTGACACCACATAGTCAGGCTTCAGTCACTCAGAATATCACTGTGGTGCCTGTACCATCCACAGGACTAATGACTGCTG GTCCAGGCTTGGTGATCACATCCCCCTCAGGCTCTCTAGTGACTACAGCCTCCTCAGCTCAGACCTTCCCCATCTCAGCTCCCATGATTGTGTCAGCCCTTCCCCCTGGCTCCCAAGCCCTGCAGGTGGTCCCTGACCTCTCCAAGAAGGTGGCATCAGCTCTGGCAGAAGAAGGGGgcgggggaggtgggggtggtgggggtggtggcaCTGTGGCTTCCAAGCCTCCCCGGGGCCGAAAGAAGAAGAGGATGCAGGAATCAGGGCTGCCTGAGATGAATGACCCTTATGTGCTCTCCCCTGAGGATGACGAAGACCATCAGAAGGATGGCAAGACCTACAG GAGCCAGGGAAACTGCGGCACAGGAAatggacagagccctgggctcATGGATTCAGGCTCCACCAccaacttgctgtgtgaccctgg GTGCCGGATGTGTTCGCTGACCTTCTATTCCAAGTCGGAGATGCAAATCCACTCCAAGTCACACACAGAGACCAAGCCCCACAAGTGCCCGCACTGTTCTAAGACCTTCGCCAACAGCTCCTACTTGGCCCAGCACATCCGTATTCACTCAGGGGCCAAGCCCTACACCTGTTCCTACTGCCAGAAGGCCTTCCGCCAGCTCTCTCACCTCCAGCAGCACACACG GATCCACTCCAAGCTGCACACGGAGACTGTCAAGCCCCACAAGTGCCCGCACTGCTCCAAGACCTTCGCCAACAGCTCCTACCTGGCCCAGCACCTCCGTATCCATTCGGGGGCCAAGCCTTACACCTGTTCCTACTGCCAGAAGGCCTTCCGCCAGCTCTCCCACCTTCAGCAGCACACACG aatccatactggagataGACCATACAAATGTGCACACCCAGGCTGTGAAAAAGCCTTTACTCAACTCTCCAACTTGCAG TCCCACAGACGGCAGCACAACAAAGACAAACCCTTCAAGTGCCACAACTGTCATCGAGCGTATACAGATGCAGCCTCATTAGAGGTGCACCTGTCCACACATACAGTGAAGCATGCTAAAGTGTATACCTGTTCAATCTGCAGTCGTGCATACACATCG GAGACATATCTGATGAAGCACATGCGAAAACACAATGCTCCagatctccagcagcagcaggtaTCAGCAGTgtcagcagcagctgcagcagcagcagcagtggcccAAGCTCAGGCTCAGGCTCAAGCTTCCCAGGCCtcacaacagcagcagcagcaacagcagcaacagcactTCCAGCCCCCTGGGGCAGCCCCCCAAGGGGGAGGAGGTGGGGACAGCAATCCTAATCCCCCACCCCAGTGTTCCTTTGACCTGACCTCCTACAAGACAGCTGAGCACCATAAGGACATTTGCCTCACAGTTACCACCAGCACCATCCAGGTGGAGCACCTGGCTAGCTCCTAG
- the ZNF384 gene encoding zinc finger protein 384 isoform X5, whose product MEESHFNSSPYFWPAVPTVSGQIENTMFINKMKDQLLPEKGCGLAPPHYPTLLTVPASVPLPSGISMDADTKPDQLTPHSQASVTQNITVVPVPSTGLMTAGPGLVITSPSGSLVTTASSAQTFPISAPMIVSALPPGSQALQVVPDLSKKVASALAEEGGGGGGGGGGGGTVASKPPRGRKKKRMQESGLPEMNDPYVLSPEDDEDHQKDGKTYRCRMCSLTFYSKSEMQIHSKSHTETKPHKCPHCSKTFANSSYLAQHIRIHSGAKPYTCSYCQKAFRQLSHLQQHTRIHTGDRPYKCAHPGCEKAFTQLSNLQSHRRQHNKDKPFKCHNCHRAYTDAASLEVHLSTHTVKHAKVYTCSICSRAYTSETYLMKHMRKHNAPDLQQQQVSAVSAAAAAAAAVAQAQAQAQASQASQQQQQQQQQQHFQPPGAAPQGGGGGDSNPNPPPQCSFDLTSYKTAEHHKDICLTVTTSTIQVEHLASS is encoded by the exons ATGGAAGAATCTCACTTCAATTCTTCCCCGTACTTCTGGCCAGCAGTTCCCACAGTCTCAGGACAG ATAGAAAACACAATGTTCATTAACAAGATGAAGGATCAGCTGCTGCCAGAGAAAGGCTGTGGTCTGGCTCCACCTCACTATCCCACCTTGCTAACAGTACCTGCCTCAGTACCCCTGCCATCAGGCATCAGTATGGATGCCGATACCAAGCCAGATCAACTGACACCACATAGTCAGGCTTCAGTCACTCAGAATATCACTGTGGTGCCTGTACCATCCACAGGACTAATGACTGCTG GTCCAGGCTTGGTGATCACATCCCCCTCAGGCTCTCTAGTGACTACAGCCTCCTCAGCTCAGACCTTCCCCATCTCAGCTCCCATGATTGTGTCAGCCCTTCCCCCTGGCTCCCAAGCCCTGCAGGTGGTCCCTGACCTCTCCAAGAAGGTGGCATCAGCTCTGGCAGAAGAAGGGGgcgggggaggtgggggtggtgggggtggtggcaCTGTGGCTTCCAAGCCTCCCCGGGGCCGAAAGAAGAAGAGGATGCAGGAATCAGGGCTGCCTGAGATGAATGACCCTTATGTGCTCTCCCCTGAGGATGACGAAGACCATCAGAAGGATGGCAAGACCTACAG GTGCCGGATGTGTTCGCTGACCTTCTATTCCAAGTCGGAGATGCAAATCCACTCCAAGTCACACACAGAGACCAAGCCCCACAAGTGCCCGCACTGTTCTAAGACCTTCGCCAACAGCTCCTACTTGGCCCAGCACATCCGTATTCACTCAGGGGCCAAGCCCTACACCTGTTCCTACTGCCAGAAGGCCTTCCGCCAGCTCTCTCACCTCCAGCAGCACACACG aatccatactggagataGACCATACAAATGTGCACACCCAGGCTGTGAAAAAGCCTTTACTCAACTCTCCAACTTGCAG TCCCACAGACGGCAGCACAACAAAGACAAACCCTTCAAGTGCCACAACTGTCATCGAGCGTATACAGATGCAGCCTCATTAGAGGTGCACCTGTCCACACATACAGTGAAGCATGCTAAAGTGTATACCTGTTCAATCTGCAGTCGTGCATACACATCG GAGACATATCTGATGAAGCACATGCGAAAACACAATGCTCCagatctccagcagcagcaggtaTCAGCAGTgtcagcagcagctgcagcagcagcagcagtggcccAAGCTCAGGCTCAGGCTCAAGCTTCCCAGGCCtcacaacagcagcagcagcaacagcagcaacagcactTCCAGCCCCCTGGGGCAGCCCCCCAAGGGGGAGGAGGTGGGGACAGCAATCCTAATCCCCCACCCCAGTGTTCCTTTGACCTGACCTCCTACAAGACAGCTGAGCACCATAAGGACATTTGCCTCACAGTTACCACCAGCACCATCCAGGTGGAGCACCTGGCTAGCTCCTAG
- the ZNF384 gene encoding zinc finger protein 384 isoform X3 — MEESHFNSSPYFWPAVPTVSGQIENTMFINKMKDQLLPEKGCGLAPPHYPTLLTVPASVPLPSGISMDADTKPDQLTPHSQASVTQNITVVPVPSTGLMTAGPGLVITSPSGSLVTTASSAQTFPISAPMIVSALPPGSQALQVVPDLSKKVASALAEEGGGGGGGGGGGGTVASKPPRGRKKKRMQESGLPEMNDPYVLSPEDDEDHQKDGKTYRCRMCSLTFYSKSEMQIHSKSHTETKPHKCPHCSKTFANSSYLAQHIRIHSGAKPYTCSYCQKAFRQLSHLQQHTRIHSKLHTETVKPHKCPHCSKTFANSSYLAQHLRIHSGAKPYTCSYCQKAFRQLSHLQQHTRIHTGDRPYKCAHPGCEKAFTQLSNLQSHRRQHNKDKPFKCHNCHRAYTDAASLEVHLSTHTVKHAKVYTCSICSRAYTSETYLMKHMRKHNAPDLQQQQVSAVSAAAAAAAAVAQAQAQAQASQASQQQQQQQQQQHFQPPGAAPQGGGGGDSNPNPPPQCSFDLTSYKTAEHHKDICLTVTTSTIQVEHLASS; from the exons ATGGAAGAATCTCACTTCAATTCTTCCCCGTACTTCTGGCCAGCAGTTCCCACAGTCTCAGGACAG ATAGAAAACACAATGTTCATTAACAAGATGAAGGATCAGCTGCTGCCAGAGAAAGGCTGTGGTCTGGCTCCACCTCACTATCCCACCTTGCTAACAGTACCTGCCTCAGTACCCCTGCCATCAGGCATCAGTATGGATGCCGATACCAAGCCAGATCAACTGACACCACATAGTCAGGCTTCAGTCACTCAGAATATCACTGTGGTGCCTGTACCATCCACAGGACTAATGACTGCTG GTCCAGGCTTGGTGATCACATCCCCCTCAGGCTCTCTAGTGACTACAGCCTCCTCAGCTCAGACCTTCCCCATCTCAGCTCCCATGATTGTGTCAGCCCTTCCCCCTGGCTCCCAAGCCCTGCAGGTGGTCCCTGACCTCTCCAAGAAGGTGGCATCAGCTCTGGCAGAAGAAGGGGgcgggggaggtgggggtggtgggggtggtggcaCTGTGGCTTCCAAGCCTCCCCGGGGCCGAAAGAAGAAGAGGATGCAGGAATCAGGGCTGCCTGAGATGAATGACCCTTATGTGCTCTCCCCTGAGGATGACGAAGACCATCAGAAGGATGGCAAGACCTACAG GTGCCGGATGTGTTCGCTGACCTTCTATTCCAAGTCGGAGATGCAAATCCACTCCAAGTCACACACAGAGACCAAGCCCCACAAGTGCCCGCACTGTTCTAAGACCTTCGCCAACAGCTCCTACTTGGCCCAGCACATCCGTATTCACTCAGGGGCCAAGCCCTACACCTGTTCCTACTGCCAGAAGGCCTTCCGCCAGCTCTCTCACCTCCAGCAGCACACACG GATCCACTCCAAGCTGCACACGGAGACTGTCAAGCCCCACAAGTGCCCGCACTGCTCCAAGACCTTCGCCAACAGCTCCTACCTGGCCCAGCACCTCCGTATCCATTCGGGGGCCAAGCCTTACACCTGTTCCTACTGCCAGAAGGCCTTCCGCCAGCTCTCCCACCTTCAGCAGCACACACG aatccatactggagataGACCATACAAATGTGCACACCCAGGCTGTGAAAAAGCCTTTACTCAACTCTCCAACTTGCAG TCCCACAGACGGCAGCACAACAAAGACAAACCCTTCAAGTGCCACAACTGTCATCGAGCGTATACAGATGCAGCCTCATTAGAGGTGCACCTGTCCACACATACAGTGAAGCATGCTAAAGTGTATACCTGTTCAATCTGCAGTCGTGCATACACATCG GAGACATATCTGATGAAGCACATGCGAAAACACAATGCTCCagatctccagcagcagcaggtaTCAGCAGTgtcagcagcagctgcagcagcagcagcagtggcccAAGCTCAGGCTCAGGCTCAAGCTTCCCAGGCCtcacaacagcagcagcagcaacagcagcaacagcactTCCAGCCCCCTGGGGCAGCCCCCCAAGGGGGAGGAGGTGGGGACAGCAATCCTAATCCCCCACCCCAGTGTTCCTTTGACCTGACCTCCTACAAGACAGCTGAGCACCATAAGGACATTTGCCTCACAGTTACCACCAGCACCATCCAGGTGGAGCACCTGGCTAGCTCCTAG
- the ZNF384 gene encoding zinc finger protein 384 isoform X4 yields MEESHFNSSPYFWPAVPTVSGQIENTMFINKMKDQLLPEKGCGLAPPHYPTLLTVPASVPLPSGISMDADTKPDQLTPHSQASVTQNITVVPVPSTGLMTAGPGLVITSPSGSLVTTASSAQTFPISAPMIVSALPPGSQALQVVPDLSKKVASALAEEGGGGGGGGGGGGTVASKPPRGRKKKRMQESGLPEMNDPYVLSPEDDEDHQKDGKTYRSQGNCGTGNGQSPGLMDSGSTTNLLCDPGCRMCSLTFYSKSEMQIHSKSHTETKPHKCPHCSKTFANSSYLAQHIRIHSGAKPYTCSYCQKAFRQLSHLQQHTRIHTGDRPYKCAHPGCEKAFTQLSNLQSHRRQHNKDKPFKCHNCHRAYTDAASLEVHLSTHTVKHAKVYTCSICSRAYTSETYLMKHMRKHNAPDLQQQQVSAVSAAAAAAAAVAQAQAQAQASQASQQQQQQQQQQHFQPPGAAPQGGGGGDSNPNPPPQCSFDLTSYKTAEHHKDICLTVTTSTIQVEHLASS; encoded by the exons ATGGAAGAATCTCACTTCAATTCTTCCCCGTACTTCTGGCCAGCAGTTCCCACAGTCTCAGGACAG ATAGAAAACACAATGTTCATTAACAAGATGAAGGATCAGCTGCTGCCAGAGAAAGGCTGTGGTCTGGCTCCACCTCACTATCCCACCTTGCTAACAGTACCTGCCTCAGTACCCCTGCCATCAGGCATCAGTATGGATGCCGATACCAAGCCAGATCAACTGACACCACATAGTCAGGCTTCAGTCACTCAGAATATCACTGTGGTGCCTGTACCATCCACAGGACTAATGACTGCTG GTCCAGGCTTGGTGATCACATCCCCCTCAGGCTCTCTAGTGACTACAGCCTCCTCAGCTCAGACCTTCCCCATCTCAGCTCCCATGATTGTGTCAGCCCTTCCCCCTGGCTCCCAAGCCCTGCAGGTGGTCCCTGACCTCTCCAAGAAGGTGGCATCAGCTCTGGCAGAAGAAGGGGgcgggggaggtgggggtggtgggggtggtggcaCTGTGGCTTCCAAGCCTCCCCGGGGCCGAAAGAAGAAGAGGATGCAGGAATCAGGGCTGCCTGAGATGAATGACCCTTATGTGCTCTCCCCTGAGGATGACGAAGACCATCAGAAGGATGGCAAGACCTACAG GAGCCAGGGAAACTGCGGCACAGGAAatggacagagccctgggctcATGGATTCAGGCTCCACCAccaacttgctgtgtgaccctgg GTGCCGGATGTGTTCGCTGACCTTCTATTCCAAGTCGGAGATGCAAATCCACTCCAAGTCACACACAGAGACCAAGCCCCACAAGTGCCCGCACTGTTCTAAGACCTTCGCCAACAGCTCCTACTTGGCCCAGCACATCCGTATTCACTCAGGGGCCAAGCCCTACACCTGTTCCTACTGCCAGAAGGCCTTCCGCCAGCTCTCTCACCTCCAGCAGCACACACG aatccatactggagataGACCATACAAATGTGCACACCCAGGCTGTGAAAAAGCCTTTACTCAACTCTCCAACTTGCAG TCCCACAGACGGCAGCACAACAAAGACAAACCCTTCAAGTGCCACAACTGTCATCGAGCGTATACAGATGCAGCCTCATTAGAGGTGCACCTGTCCACACATACAGTGAAGCATGCTAAAGTGTATACCTGTTCAATCTGCAGTCGTGCATACACATCG GAGACATATCTGATGAAGCACATGCGAAAACACAATGCTCCagatctccagcagcagcaggtaTCAGCAGTgtcagcagcagctgcagcagcagcagcagtggcccAAGCTCAGGCTCAGGCTCAAGCTTCCCAGGCCtcacaacagcagcagcagcaacagcagcaacagcactTCCAGCCCCCTGGGGCAGCCCCCCAAGGGGGAGGAGGTGGGGACAGCAATCCTAATCCCCCACCCCAGTGTTCCTTTGACCTGACCTCCTACAAGACAGCTGAGCACCATAAGGACATTTGCCTCACAGTTACCACCAGCACCATCCAGGTGGAGCACCTGGCTAGCTCCTAG